GAGGTCATCCAGGTGGAGCGGCGCCTCGAGCTCACTGACGTCCACGTTGCCGAAGGTCACGACCGCCCGGAGTGAGCCGGCTGTCACGTCATCGCGGCGATGAGCTCTTCGAGGTCGACGGTGGCCACGTGGATCGCCTGGTCGGAGAAGCCGTACGGGATGACCACGGTCCCATCCTCCACGATGGCGCCACACGAGTACACGACGTTGGGCACGTACCCGTTGCGCTCGTCCTCCGCCGGCTCCAGAAGGGGAGACCCGAGATCGCCGATCACGCGAGAAGGGTCGTCGAGGTGAAGC
This region of Acidimicrobiia bacterium genomic DNA includes:
- a CDS encoding glycosidase, whose protein sequence is LHLDDPSRVIGDLGSPLLEPAEDERNGYVPNVVYSCGAIVEDGTVVIPYGFSDQAIHVATVDLEELIAAMT